A genomic region of Xanthomonas fragariae contains the following coding sequences:
- the rimO gene encoding 30S ribosomal protein S12 methylthiotransferase RimO, with translation MSQLNPKVGFVSLGCPKALVDSERILTQLRVEGYDIVPSYDAADVVVVNTCGFIDSAVTESLDAIGEAMNANGKVIVTGCLGKRPEQIREAYPQVLAVSGPQDYQSVMEAVHAALPPRHDPFVDLVPDYGIKLTPRHYAYLKISEGCNHRCSFCIIPSMRGDLASRPVDEVLREAERLVRGGVKELLVVSQDTSAYGVDLKYVERPWRDRTYQTRMKALCEGLSELGVWTRLHYVYPYPHVDDVIPLMAEGKVLPYLDIPFQHASPRILKLMKRPGAVEKTLERVQRWKAMCPEITVRSTFIVGFPGETEAEFESLLDFLDQAQLDRVGAFAYSPVEGASANALPDPVPEELKQERLARFMARQVDISAARLESKIGSVQQCLVDLIEDDIAVARSRADAPEIDGLVHIQNGGELGLKIGDLVEVEITDSDEHDLFGDALPVKGNRGIELAVIS, from the coding sequence ATGTCCCAGCTGAACCCCAAAGTCGGCTTCGTCAGCCTTGGCTGCCCGAAGGCGCTCGTCGATTCCGAACGCATCCTCACCCAGTTGCGCGTGGAGGGCTACGACATCGTGCCCAGTTACGATGCTGCAGATGTGGTAGTGGTCAACACCTGCGGCTTCATCGATTCGGCGGTGACCGAGTCGCTGGATGCGATCGGCGAGGCGATGAATGCCAACGGCAAGGTGATCGTCACCGGCTGCCTGGGCAAGCGCCCGGAGCAGATCCGCGAGGCGTATCCGCAGGTGCTGGCGGTGTCCGGCCCGCAGGACTATCAGAGCGTGATGGAGGCAGTGCACGCTGCGTTGCCGCCGCGCCACGACCCGTTCGTGGATCTGGTGCCCGATTACGGCATCAAATTGACGCCGCGCCATTACGCCTATTTGAAGATCTCCGAAGGATGCAACCACCGTTGCAGCTTCTGCATCATCCCTTCCATGCGCGGCGATCTGGCTTCGCGCCCGGTCGATGAAGTGCTGCGCGAAGCCGAGCGGCTGGTGCGCGGTGGGGTCAAGGAATTGCTGGTGGTTTCGCAGGACACTTCGGCTTACGGCGTGGATCTGAAATACGTCGAGCGCCCCTGGCGCGACCGGACGTACCAGACGCGCATGAAGGCGCTGTGCGAAGGCTTGTCGGAGCTGGGCGTGTGGACGCGCCTGCATTACGTGTATCCGTATCCGCACGTGGACGACGTGATCCCGCTGATGGCCGAGGGCAAGGTGCTTCCGTATCTGGATATCCCGTTCCAGCACGCCAGCCCGCGCATCCTCAAGTTGATGAAGCGCCCGGGCGCAGTCGAAAAAACCCTGGAGCGTGTGCAGCGCTGGAAGGCGATGTGCCCGGAGATCACCGTGCGCTCGACCTTCATCGTCGGCTTTCCCGGTGAGACCGAGGCTGAGTTCGAATCGTTGCTTGACTTCCTGGATCAGGCGCAGCTCGATCGGGTCGGCGCGTTCGCGTATTCGCCGGTCGAAGGCGCCAGCGCCAATGCGTTGCCGGATCCGGTGCCGGAAGAACTCAAGCAGGAGCGTCTGGCGCGCTTTATGGCCCGCCAGGTGGATATTTCCGCCGCGCGCCTTGAATCCAAAATCGGCAGCGTGCAGCAGTGTCTGGTCGATCTGATCGAAGACGACATCGCGGTGGCGCGCTCACGCGCGGACGCACCGGAAATCGATGGTCTGGTGCATATCCAGAACGGCGGCGAGCTCGGGCTGAAGATCGGCGATCTGGTCGAGGTGGAAATCACCGACAGCGATGAGCACGATCTTTTTGGCGATGCGTTACCGGTAAAGGGTAATCGCGGGATTGAACTTGCGGTGATCAGCTAG